The following coding sequences are from one Saprospiraceae bacterium window:
- a CDS encoding type I restriction enzyme HsdR N-terminal domain-containing protein, whose protein sequence is MFERLSEELFDPVRKKWVKKTPEEFIRQQTINALHQYYGYPYSRMSIEKQIQFFTLKKRFDIVIYDKSIQPFILVECKSAAKKINAEAILQISRYNYILKVPYLLITNGIMSIVFKRNIEDESWLRVEDIPHFQNLDPI, encoded by the coding sequence ATGTTTGAAAGATTGTCAGAGGAATTATTTGATCCAGTTAGAAAAAAATGGGTAAAAAAGACACCTGAGGAATTCATTAGGCAGCAAACCATTAATGCACTTCATCAATACTATGGCTATCCTTATTCCAGAATGAGTATCGAAAAGCAGATTCAATTTTTTACTCTAAAGAAAAGATTCGACATTGTGATCTATGACAAATCCATTCAGCCATTTATTTTGGTAGAATGTAAATCTGCAGCAAAAAAAATAAACGCTGAAGCGATCTTGCAAATCAGCAGGTATAATTATATTTTGAAAGTACCTTACCTTTTGATCACCAATGGAATAATGAGCATTGTATTCAAACGAAATATTGAGGACGAAAGCTGGCTGAGAGTAGAAGACATACCTCATTTTCAAAATTTAGATCCTATTTAA
- a CDS encoding efflux RND transporter periplasmic adaptor subunit, with the protein MKHFHFVILLAAISIISCRQGKPKTDPALRLTELRKQVKELNDEIATLEKNLADRDTTGSQNARAKLVSVDTLRKQNFKHFIELQGFVDARQNILVAPQMPGIVTRIYVREGDYVQAGKILATLDGSTILKGIEEVKTALQLAQTMFEKQKKLWDQNIGSEAQYLQAKGQKEQLEQRLQSMQSQLSMTYIKSPISGTVDEVKLKIGEPASPGFTGIRVVNASDLSVKAKLSDLYASKIKKGDPVKLYFPDWDKEFDSKLIYAGQTVSANSRTIQIEAQLPKVKQKFLANQVVKMKINDKELKNAIVVPSNIIQKSIDGEDYVLVAEKNGGNWYAKKKIVVVSASYNGESVISSGLNASEAFIKTGYSEIVDGQLIQL; encoded by the coding sequence ATGAAGCATTTTCACTTTGTCATACTTTTGGCTGCAATAAGCATTATTTCATGTCGCCAGGGTAAACCAAAAACTGATCCTGCCTTAAGGCTAACTGAATTGCGGAAGCAGGTGAAAGAATTGAACGATGAGATCGCTACTTTAGAGAAAAATCTAGCTGATAGGGACACCACAGGCAGCCAAAACGCTAGAGCAAAATTAGTATCTGTCGATACATTACGCAAACAAAACTTCAAGCATTTTATAGAATTACAGGGATTCGTAGATGCCAGACAAAACATCTTGGTTGCTCCTCAAATGCCTGGAATAGTTACACGAATTTATGTCAGAGAAGGTGATTATGTGCAAGCTGGCAAAATCCTAGCCACCCTGGATGGTTCTACAATCCTCAAAGGAATAGAGGAAGTCAAAACGGCGCTTCAGTTGGCACAAACAATGTTTGAAAAACAAAAGAAACTTTGGGATCAGAACATAGGTAGTGAAGCACAATACCTCCAAGCAAAAGGGCAGAAAGAGCAATTGGAACAAAGACTCCAATCTATGCAATCTCAACTTTCTATGACGTACATCAAATCACCTATTTCAGGTACTGTAGACGAGGTAAAATTAAAAATTGGAGAACCTGCATCTCCTGGATTTACAGGTATTCGTGTTGTCAATGCTTCAGATTTATCTGTTAAGGCAAAATTGAGCGATTTATATGCTAGTAAAATAAAAAAAGGAGACCCTGTAAAATTATATTTCCCAGATTGGGATAAAGAATTTGACTCCAAATTAATTTATGCTGGCCAAACGGTTAGTGCCAATTCTCGTACAATTCAAATCGAAGCACAATTGCCAAAGGTTAAGCAAAAATTTCTTGCTAATCAAGTTGTCAAAATGAAAATAAATGACAAAGAATTGAAAAATGCCATCGTGGTTCCTAGTAATATTATTCAGAAAAGTATAGATGGAGAAGATTATGTTCTGGTAGCTGAAAAAAATGGTGGCAATTGGTACGCTAAGAAGAAAATAGTGGTTGTTTCCGCTAGTTATAATGGAGAATCGGTGATTTCCTCTGGACTTAATGCTAGTGAAGCATTTATTAAAACAGGATATAGTGAAATCGTAGATGGACAATTGATCCAACTTTAA
- a CDS encoding efflux RND transporter permease subunit, with protein MNIGQIKELGFTKWCINNSTSVYIFTIIICLAGYIAYERIPKELFPDIVVPTISIATIYPGATPQDVENLISKPIEKQLKSINGVKKISSSSVSDFSLVIAEFSTDLDPKLCKQRVSDAVDKAKKDLPDDLKEDPNIQEFDFSEIPIMNINIAGDFPLDRIKFFADQLKDRIESNKEITRVDIVGGVDREIQINVDLYRMNAAGITFGDIESAVMRQNLNISGGELKVGDLRRNIRITGEFDHPDDISNIVVRSFLGNIVYIKDIAEVKDGFKEKQDFARLDGKPVVTMNVIKRSGTNLIEATDKIYTIINEFKKNKFPEGLHIKVTGDTSENTRVQLHDLLNTVILGFIFVVVILMFFMGFTNAFFVGLAVPLSCMLAFLVMPGLGMSLNVIVLFSFLLALGIVVDDAIVVIENTHRIFHQHKEYSIQQAASYAAGEVFVPVLTGTLTTLMPFVPLLFWPGIIGKFMSNLPVTLIITLGASLFVAYVMNPVFAVSFMNREDHLQRGKWKDYRRAFILLSVVALLGYLKLGVGLGNFAVFCMLLIVLYHLFIEKWIHLYQDNIWPKVTTYYRKILSFFMKGYRPIFVVVSAILFLILSWMFYLSTNPKVETFPNGEPNFALVYCKMPMGTDARVTDSITRIIEDRVYKVIGKENPIVTSVISNVGLGAGDPDNPDRVATPHKSKVTVAFVKFAERHGKSTQEVLNAIRSEFSNGIAGAEISVEKERNGPPTGKPISIEISGDDFDVLSRLGNILTNKISEAGIQGIEGLISDLQISKPEIILDIDEEKAQREGVTVAQVAMEIRTALFGKEVSKFRDKNDDAPIQLRLKEMDRHKVEELLNLEISFMDMSTGQFKQIPISSIASTKYGTSINSINRKNQKRLITLSSDVSAGANAAAIMGDIQKIAASLEKPEGYEFSFTGDQEAMNETIDFFGVAFPAALAFMFLILVTQFNSAVKPVLIFSTVLFSLIGIALGFGLFKMTMSVVMSGVGIFALAGIVVRNGILLVEFIDELRTRGYDVVHAAIEGGATRLTPVILTALSAILGLIPLAIGLNMDFESLFSHFDPKFFLGGDNVAFWGPLAWTMIFGLIVATFLTLLVLPTLYVLAYKTKYWFKRKSERILKSV; from the coding sequence ATGAATATCGGACAAATCAAAGAATTAGGATTTACCAAATGGTGTATTAACAACTCTACTTCGGTCTATATTTTCACCATCATTATATGCTTGGCGGGATATATTGCATATGAAAGAATTCCCAAAGAGCTTTTTCCTGATATTGTTGTACCCACTATTTCAATTGCGACTATCTATCCAGGCGCAACTCCGCAAGATGTAGAGAATTTGATCAGTAAGCCCATTGAAAAGCAACTCAAATCTATTAATGGAGTTAAAAAAATCAGTAGCTCCTCTGTTTCTGACTTTTCTTTGGTAATCGCAGAATTCTCTACCGATTTGGATCCTAAATTATGCAAACAAAGGGTTAGCGATGCTGTTGACAAAGCCAAGAAAGATTTGCCTGACGACTTAAAGGAAGATCCCAATATTCAGGAATTTGATTTCAGTGAAATTCCAATTATGAATATCAATATAGCAGGAGATTTTCCATTGGATCGAATTAAATTTTTTGCCGATCAGTTGAAAGACAGAATTGAATCCAACAAAGAAATTACCCGTGTTGATATAGTTGGAGGAGTTGACCGTGAAATTCAAATCAATGTGGATCTGTACCGCATGAATGCTGCCGGAATCACTTTTGGAGATATTGAATCCGCAGTCATGAGACAGAACCTCAATATTTCTGGAGGAGAGCTTAAAGTTGGTGACCTTCGCAGAAATATTCGAATTACCGGAGAGTTTGATCACCCTGATGATATTTCCAATATCGTTGTGAGGTCTTTTCTAGGAAATATCGTTTATATTAAGGATATAGCTGAAGTAAAAGATGGATTTAAAGAAAAACAAGATTTTGCCAGACTGGATGGCAAGCCGGTAGTCACGATGAATGTCATTAAAAGAAGTGGAACAAATCTCATCGAAGCTACAGATAAGATCTATACAATTATAAATGAATTTAAAAAAAATAAATTTCCTGAAGGTCTTCACATTAAAGTAACAGGTGATACCTCTGAAAATACCAGAGTCCAACTCCACGATCTATTGAATACAGTAATTCTTGGTTTTATATTCGTAGTAGTGATTCTCATGTTCTTTATGGGATTTACGAATGCCTTTTTTGTGGGACTGGCTGTACCTCTTTCTTGTATGCTTGCATTTTTAGTAATGCCTGGACTGGGCATGAGTCTAAATGTGATTGTTTTGTTTTCATTTTTACTGGCTCTGGGTATAGTTGTTGATGATGCAATAGTAGTCATTGAGAACACGCACCGGATCTTTCACCAACACAAAGAGTATTCTATCCAGCAAGCAGCTTCGTATGCTGCGGGGGAAGTGTTCGTACCGGTTCTAACGGGTACGCTGACAACTTTGATGCCCTTTGTTCCATTGCTATTCTGGCCAGGTATTATAGGAAAATTCATGAGCAACCTCCCTGTGACATTGATCATTACATTGGGAGCCTCACTTTTTGTCGCTTATGTGATGAATCCAGTTTTTGCTGTGAGTTTTATGAATAGAGAAGACCATTTACAGAGAGGAAAATGGAAAGATTATCGTAGAGCTTTTATTCTCTTAAGTGTTGTTGCATTACTAGGTTATTTAAAGCTTGGAGTTGGCTTAGGCAATTTTGCTGTTTTCTGCATGTTGCTCATAGTGCTTTATCATTTATTTATTGAAAAATGGATCCACCTCTATCAAGACAATATCTGGCCTAAAGTAACCACTTATTATAGAAAAATATTGTCTTTTTTTATGAAGGGATATAGGCCTATTTTCGTGGTTGTATCAGCTATATTATTTTTAATATTAAGCTGGATGTTTTATTTATCCACAAATCCAAAAGTTGAAACATTTCCTAACGGTGAACCCAATTTTGCTTTAGTGTATTGCAAAATGCCTATGGGTACAGACGCCAGAGTAACAGATTCAATTACGAGGATAATAGAAGACAGAGTTTATAAAGTTATTGGCAAAGAAAATCCAATTGTGACGTCAGTGATTTCAAACGTTGGTCTTGGAGCAGGTGATCCTGACAATCCGGATCGGGTAGCTACTCCACACAAGAGTAAAGTAACGGTTGCTTTTGTAAAATTTGCAGAAAGACATGGCAAGTCAACTCAGGAAGTTTTAAATGCTATTCGCAGTGAGTTTTCCAATGGAATAGCTGGTGCAGAAATTTCTGTAGAAAAAGAAAGAAACGGCCCACCTACCGGAAAACCTATCAGCATTGAGATAAGTGGAGATGATTTTGATGTTTTAAGTCGTTTGGGTAATATTTTAACAAATAAAATTAGTGAAGCAGGAATCCAGGGAATTGAGGGCTTAATTTCGGATTTGCAAATCAGCAAACCCGAAATTATTTTAGACATAGATGAAGAGAAAGCACAAAGAGAAGGAGTGACGGTGGCTCAGGTAGCAATGGAAATTAGAACTGCTTTATTTGGTAAAGAAGTTTCTAAATTTAGGGATAAGAATGATGATGCACCTATCCAGTTGCGTTTAAAAGAAATGGACAGGCATAAAGTAGAAGAGCTTCTCAATTTGGAAATATCTTTTATGGATATGTCAACCGGACAATTTAAACAAATCCCTATTTCTTCTATAGCGTCAACAAAATATGGTACCTCAATAAACTCCATAAACCGAAAGAACCAGAAAAGACTCATTACATTATCCTCAGATGTTTCTGCGGGAGCAAATGCTGCTGCAATCATGGGAGACATCCAGAAAATTGCAGCGTCACTCGAAAAACCAGAAGGATACGAATTCTCCTTTACTGGAGATCAGGAAGCAATGAATGAAACCATCGACTTTTTTGGTGTAGCCTTTCCCGCTGCACTTGCATTTATGTTTTTGATATTGGTTACCCAATTCAATTCAGCAGTAAAACCAGTTTTAATCTTCTCGACAGTATTATTCAGTCTAATTGGTATTGCTCTGGGATTTGGCCTTTTCAAGATGACAATGAGTGTGGTGATGAGCGGTGTAGGAATATTTGCACTTGCCGGAATCGTGGTGAGGAATGGTATACTATTAGTTGAGTTCATCGATGAATTAAGGACACGCGGTTATGATGTGGTACATGCTGCAATTGAAGGTGGAGCTACCCGATTAACTCCTGTGATTTTAACAGCCCTTTCTGCTATTTTGGGTTTGATACCATTGGCAATTGGGTTGAATATGGATTTCGAGAGCTTGTTCTCACATTTTGATCCTAAATTCTTCTTAGGAGGTGACAATGTTGCTTTTTGGGGACCTTTAGCCTGGACAATGATATTCGGTCTGATCGTCGCCACATTTTTGACGCTCCTGGTGTTGCCAACCTTGTACGTTTTGGCTTATAAAACTAAATATTGGTTTAAAAGAAAATCAGAACGAATATTGAAGAGTGTTTGA
- a CDS encoding metallophosphoesterase — translation MSIIYLILTILLILYAENYIYGGLRQVLENSFDWADKLWLPLTYWGITILLPILTVAGVYFYFKTHQPNFFGKWALSLFLAVIVSKVVFLLFLLVGDTVRLIEAGWTSIALGASGLKGDIPGRRMFLLQSAAVVALVPFVSFIYGATKGKYRYQVFKYVLKFKDLPKSFDGYKIVQISDIHSGSFDDKNGVEKGIDLINEREADLVLFTGDLVNTYASEFEPWKDIFKQIKAKDAKYSILGNHDYGDYARWSTQEAKEENFNDLIKCHREIDFTLLRNQSVKIERGGESIRLIGVENWGTRFVKYGDLDLALTDVASNEFKILMSHDPTHFDQKVIPHSEHIHITLSGHTHGMQMGVEFPWLKWSPVKYVYPKWAGLYNEKGKYLNVNRGYGFLGFSGRVGIWPEITEIELKLDDSEG, via the coding sequence ATGAGCATTATATATCTAATACTGACGATTCTACTTATTTTATATGCAGAAAACTACATTTACGGTGGTCTAAGACAAGTTTTAGAAAATTCATTTGATTGGGCAGATAAACTATGGTTACCTCTTACCTATTGGGGGATTACAATTTTGCTGCCAATTTTGACAGTGGCCGGAGTTTATTTTTATTTCAAAACTCATCAACCCAATTTTTTTGGCAAGTGGGCTTTGAGTTTATTTTTAGCAGTCATAGTATCTAAAGTTGTTTTTCTGCTTTTTCTGTTGGTGGGCGATACGGTAAGGTTGATAGAAGCTGGATGGACATCGATTGCTTTAGGTGCCTCTGGCCTGAAAGGAGATATTCCGGGAAGAAGGATGTTTTTACTTCAGTCTGCTGCAGTGGTCGCTCTGGTACCTTTCGTTTCATTTATTTACGGAGCTACCAAAGGGAAGTATAGGTATCAGGTTTTTAAGTATGTACTGAAATTTAAAGATTTACCTAAATCATTTGATGGGTATAAAATAGTGCAGATATCTGACATTCATTCTGGTAGTTTTGATGACAAAAACGGAGTTGAGAAAGGAATAGATCTTATTAATGAACGTGAAGCTGACCTGGTACTTTTTACAGGCGATCTTGTGAATACTTATGCTTCTGAGTTTGAGCCATGGAAAGATATTTTTAAACAGATTAAAGCTAAAGATGCAAAATATTCAATCTTAGGTAACCACGATTATGGTGATTATGCAAGATGGTCGACACAAGAAGCCAAAGAAGAAAATTTCAATGATTTGATCAAATGTCATCGTGAAATTGATTTTACATTGTTAAGAAACCAATCTGTAAAAATTGAAAGGGGAGGAGAGAGCATCCGTCTCATTGGCGTTGAAAATTGGGGTACGCGATTTGTCAAATATGGCGATTTAGATCTTGCTTTAACTGATGTCGCTTCAAATGAGTTTAAAATTTTGATGTCTCACGATCCGACTCATTTCGATCAAAAAGTAATACCGCACTCAGAACATATTCATATCACATTGTCAGGTCATACTCACGGAATGCAGATGGGTGTTGAATTTCCTTGGTTAAAATGGAGCCCGGTTAAGTATGTTTATCCAAAATGGGCCGGTCTTTACAATGAGAAAGGTAAATACCTGAATGTCAATCGTGGATATGGATTTCTCGGTTTTTCAGGTCGAGTTGGAATTTGGCCGGAAATTACAGAAATCGAATTGAAGCTTGACGACAGCGAAGGATAA
- a CDS encoding NAD(P)/FAD-dependent oxidoreductase has protein sequence MQRINLPEIGKPRIVIVGGGFGGINLAKHLAKRDVQIVLLDKNNYHQFQPLFYQVAMSGLEPSSICFPLRKIFSNYTNVYVRVCDVKEVDTLNQKLLTNAGHVNYDYLVIATGAGNFYYGNKNFSKFSLPLKSVSEAISMRNRIIEDFELAVLEDNADKRQYLLDIVIVGAGPTGVELAGALAELRDHVLPNDYKELNFRSMDIHLVQSTDRVLNAMSNKASAKALKNLIDMDVKVHLNSRVMELDESGVVLQNGVKILAKKVIWAAGIIATPIKGLENFIDQKSRRIFVDEFLKVKSQTNVFAIGDVAQLEAGGSLPQVAPVAIQQGEYLAKSLWMQIKGESNTPFRYLDKGSLATIGRNKAVAEKGNLFMSGFAAWSMWLGVHIYFLIGAKKKLQVLFNWFWSYLFFDQGLRLWIKPFQTMENEQTK, from the coding sequence ATGCAAAGAATTAACTTACCTGAAATTGGTAAACCGAGAATAGTAATTGTAGGGGGCGGGTTTGGAGGTATTAATCTTGCAAAGCATTTAGCTAAGAGAGATGTGCAGATCGTATTACTGGATAAAAACAATTATCATCAGTTTCAGCCGCTTTTCTATCAAGTGGCAATGAGTGGCTTAGAGCCTAGCTCAATTTGTTTTCCATTACGAAAGATATTTTCAAATTATACCAATGTATATGTCAGAGTTTGCGATGTAAAGGAGGTAGATACCTTAAATCAAAAGTTGTTGACTAATGCAGGACATGTAAATTATGATTATCTGGTAATCGCAACAGGTGCAGGAAATTTCTACTATGGAAACAAAAATTTTTCAAAATTCAGTTTGCCTTTAAAATCAGTTTCTGAAGCGATTTCCATGAGAAATAGAATTATTGAAGATTTTGAACTTGCTGTTTTGGAAGATAATGCAGATAAAAGACAATATCTTCTTGATATAGTGATCGTGGGTGCAGGCCCAACGGGCGTGGAGCTTGCAGGAGCGCTTGCTGAGCTTAGAGATCATGTGCTGCCAAATGACTATAAAGAGCTCAATTTTCGGAGTATGGATATCCATCTTGTACAATCTACAGATCGGGTTTTGAATGCAATGAGCAACAAAGCCAGTGCTAAAGCTTTGAAAAATTTAATCGACATGGATGTTAAAGTTCATTTGAATAGTAGGGTGATGGAGTTGGATGAAAGTGGCGTAGTTTTGCAAAATGGAGTAAAAATTTTGGCTAAGAAAGTTATTTGGGCAGCAGGAATTATTGCGACTCCTATTAAAGGCTTGGAGAATTTTATAGATCAAAAGTCGCGAAGAATCTTTGTGGATGAATTTTTGAAAGTAAAGAGCCAAACTAATGTTTTTGCAATTGGAGATGTTGCTCAGTTAGAAGCCGGAGGTTCACTTCCCCAGGTCGCGCCGGTGGCAATACAACAGGGCGAATACTTGGCAAAAAGCCTTTGGATGCAAATCAAAGGTGAAAGTAATACGCCATTTAGATACTTGGATAAGGGCTCTTTAGCCACTATTGGCCGCAATAAAGCTGTCGCTGAGAAAGGTAATTTATTTATGAGTGGATTTGCTGCTTGGAGCATGTGGCTTGGAGTTCATATTTATTTTCTCATTGGTGCAAAGAAGAAATTGCAAGTATTGTTCAACTGGTTTTGGTCTTATCTTTTTTTTGATCAAGGGCTCAGACTATGGATAAAACCATTTCAAACCATGGAAAATGAACAGACTAAATAG
- the pepT gene encoding peptidase T yields the protein MDYQVFSTCADRFMRYVKIDTQADPYSSSSPSTEKQLDLSRLLLNELLAAGIGAEITAQGYVYAHLEATVENPGPGIFFCAHVDTAPDCSGTNVKPILHTNYSGNEFMLPDDKSIIISPVEFPELTGKLGEDIITASGLTLLGADDKAGVTAIMEAALFMNSHPEIGRPAVDILFTTDEEIGRGVNHFNPNLMKSKYGYTLDGGELGSIEDETFSADGCSIRITGVATHPGYAKEKMQNAIKIVSLIISSLPTTKDSPESTEGRSGFIHPTKIESSLETGTIDLIIRDFNTQNLKYYHELLQGICESSVKAFPGSSFEIEFKEQYRNMNEIIQNHPYVCSYAIEAMQNLGIEPKKSLIRGGTDGSRLSFMGFPCPNLFAGEHGIHSKKEWVSVQDMQKAAAVIVKTSELWSKHRS from the coding sequence ATGGATTACCAAGTATTTTCAACATGTGCTGACAGATTTATGAGATATGTTAAAATTGACACTCAAGCAGATCCCTATTCTTCCAGCTCTCCTTCAACTGAAAAACAGCTGGATTTGAGTCGATTATTATTGAACGAACTTTTAGCAGCAGGGATTGGCGCTGAAATTACAGCTCAGGGGTATGTATATGCACATTTAGAGGCGACTGTAGAAAATCCCGGCCCTGGCATCTTCTTTTGCGCTCACGTGGACACTGCTCCGGATTGTAGTGGAACAAATGTAAAACCTATCCTGCATACCAATTATTCAGGAAACGAATTCATGCTTCCTGATGACAAAAGTATAATAATTAGTCCTGTTGAGTTCCCTGAACTGACAGGTAAGTTGGGAGAAGATATCATTACCGCCTCAGGATTGACACTTTTGGGTGCAGATGACAAAGCGGGTGTTACGGCGATCATGGAGGCAGCATTATTCATGAATTCACATCCGGAAATAGGGAGGCCCGCTGTGGATATACTTTTCACTACAGATGAAGAAATAGGTAGAGGTGTGAATCATTTCAACCCCAATCTGATGAAAAGTAAATATGGGTACACGCTTGATGGGGGTGAACTAGGAAGTATTGAAGATGAAACATTTTCTGCCGACGGATGCTCAATTCGAATCACGGGAGTAGCAACTCATCCCGGTTATGCTAAAGAGAAAATGCAAAATGCGATCAAAATTGTGTCACTCATCATTTCATCCCTACCTACCACTAAAGATTCTCCAGAATCTACTGAAGGTCGAAGTGGTTTTATCCATCCTACCAAAATAGAATCAAGTCTGGAAACCGGCACCATAGACTTGATCATCAGAGACTTCAATACTCAAAATCTGAAATATTACCACGAGCTGCTGCAAGGGATATGCGAATCCAGTGTAAAAGCATTTCCGGGTTCGAGTTTTGAAATTGAATTCAAGGAGCAATACAGGAATATGAATGAAATTATACAGAATCATCCATATGTCTGCAGCTATGCAATTGAAGCGATGCAGAATCTAGGCATTGAGCCAAAGAAATCTTTAATAAGAGGTGGAACTGATGGATCCAGGCTATCATTTATGGGCTTTCCCTGCCCAAATTTATTTGCAGGTGAACATGGCATACATTCTAAAAAAGAATGGGTTTCTGTTCAAGATATGCAAAAGGCAGCAGCTGTAATAGTCAAAACAAGCGAGCTTTGGTCAAAACACAGATCATGA
- a CDS encoding IS30 family transposase → MYKQITYPQRVLIEQFKRQGMSIIQIAVELGYHRSTIYRELDRNSSPGSYKLYGSARAQDRSEQRAQGKGRKNKITSDLKSKVDQLLKIKWSPEQIEGRANIDKYERVSKECIYQYVYEDKRKGGDLWSNLRHSHRSRRRRKNTYKQRGIIKNRVCIEDRPKIVESQKRYGDWEGDTIVGKNHKSQIASMVERKSLFVKIIKLESKEAKFTAKTISCKLKKYKNLCHTITLDNGKENADHQTLAKALNTKIYFAHPYSAYERGCNENINGLIRQYLPKKSDFSMLKQTDLDRIESQINNRPRKKLGYKTPNEVFLNLVALKC, encoded by the coding sequence ATGTATAAACAAATCACCTACCCTCAAAGGGTATTAATTGAACAATTTAAAAGGCAAGGAATGAGCATTATTCAGATTGCTGTGGAATTAGGATATCATAGAAGCACTATATATCGGGAACTCGATAGAAACTCTTCACCTGGTTCATACAAGTTATATGGAAGCGCAAGAGCTCAGGATCGGAGTGAACAGAGAGCACAAGGAAAGGGAAGGAAGAATAAAATTACAAGCGATCTTAAAAGCAAAGTGGATCAATTACTTAAAATCAAGTGGAGCCCAGAGCAAATCGAAGGTCGAGCGAATATTGATAAGTATGAAAGGGTTAGTAAAGAGTGCATATATCAATATGTATATGAAGATAAAAGGAAAGGAGGTGATCTATGGAGTAATTTAAGACATTCCCACAGAAGTAGGCGAAGACGCAAAAATACCTATAAACAAAGGGGAATTATCAAAAACAGAGTATGTATTGAAGATAGACCAAAGATTGTTGAATCTCAAAAAAGGTATGGAGATTGGGAAGGAGATACTATAGTAGGAAAGAATCATAAGTCCCAAATTGCCAGTATGGTGGAAAGAAAATCCTTGTTTGTCAAGATCATTAAGCTGGAGTCCAAAGAAGCTAAATTCACAGCCAAAACAATCAGTTGCAAATTGAAAAAATATAAAAACTTATGCCATACAATTACATTAGACAATGGAAAAGAAAATGCAGATCATCAAACATTGGCAAAAGCATTGAATACTAAGATATACTTTGCTCATCCATATTCCGCTTATGAAAGAGGTTGCAATGAAAATATCAATGGTTTAATACGACAATACTTGCCAAAAAAATCAGACTTTTCCATGCTCAAGCAAACTGACTTGGATCGAATTGAATCCCAAATAAATAATCGACCAAGAAAAAAATTAGGCTACAAAACACCAAATGAAGTATTTTTGAACCTTGTCGCACTTAAATGTTGA
- a CDS encoding histidine kinase, with amino-acid sequence MYILKRNSLESHFVGAILNTKFQIVLHNPNYKFKYTDHYNQIFISTEDSTKTVQLSCSILDPVQANHTAYRYKLSDFNQWQYPEVNRIYLGELTEGEHQIIIEAYNKLTSETIATKTFECIVSTPWYKSNYFKFLLLITLIAIVVYLTRFFLNKRYKALTVFNEAILENRSLKLKALEAQMNPHLIYNSLGGIQSLVQTQNYNKAEHYIIKFSKLLRMLLDSLRKNEVSLDKELELLSAYLEIEKFRFNDRFKYNLYTDPKLEKESIYIPNMLIQPFVENALNHGLFHRIEGGLLNINIQKSKSDLVVEIVDNGIGVKLAKEKYKTSRLGHESHALNIIQEKIELFKNLKNFHILISTQDLDPTNKDYPGTHVTLTFKNILENE; translated from the coding sequence TTGTATATACTAAAAAGAAACTCCCTTGAGTCTCATTTTGTAGGAGCTATTTTGAATACTAAATTTCAAATAGTGCTCCATAATCCTAATTATAAATTTAAATATACTGACCATTATAATCAAATTTTCATATCTACTGAAGATTCCACTAAAACTGTACAGCTATCGTGTTCTATTTTAGATCCAGTCCAAGCTAATCACACTGCGTACAGATACAAACTCTCCGATTTTAATCAATGGCAATATCCAGAAGTAAACCGCATCTATTTAGGCGAATTGACTGAAGGCGAGCATCAAATAATTATTGAGGCTTACAATAAACTAACTTCTGAGACTATTGCCACAAAAACTTTCGAATGCATAGTTAGTACTCCATGGTATAAATCCAACTATTTTAAATTTTTACTCCTAATTACACTAATAGCGATTGTTGTTTATCTTACAAGATTTTTTTTAAATAAAAGATATAAAGCACTTACAGTCTTTAATGAAGCGATTTTAGAAAATAGAAGTCTCAAATTAAAAGCTTTGGAAGCTCAGATGAACCCTCACCTAATATACAATTCTTTGGGCGGAATCCAATCTTTAGTCCAAACACAAAATTATAATAAGGCAGAGCATTATATCATCAAATTCTCGAAGTTGCTTCGAATGTTACTGGATAGTTTACGGAAGAATGAAGTTAGCTTGGATAAAGAGTTGGAACTACTAAGTGCCTATCTTGAAATTGAAAAATTCAGATTCAACGATCGCTTTAAATACAATCTTTATACTGACCCCAAACTAGAGAAAGAATCTATATATATACCAAATATGTTGATTCAGCCATTCGTAGAGAATGCATTAAACCATGGCTTATTTCATAGGATAGAAGGAGGATTACTCAATATAAATATACAAAAGAGTAAGTCAGACTTAGTAGTAGAAATTGTGGATAATGGAATCGGAGTTAAACTGGCTAAGGAAAAATACAAGACAAGCAGATTAGGTCACGAATCTCATGCCCTGAACATCATTCAAGAGAAAATCGAATTATTTAAAAATCTAAAAAACTTTCACATACTAATTTCGACACAAGATCTAGATCCTACCAATAAAGATTATCCAGGTACACATGTAACCCTCACATTTAAAAACATTCTAGAAAATGAGTAA